In Tripterygium wilfordii isolate XIE 37 chromosome 23, ASM1340144v1, whole genome shotgun sequence, one genomic interval encodes:
- the LOC119993185 gene encoding CHD3-type chromatin-remodeling factor PICKLE-like isoform X2, whose translation MCAKMASVEVECIDGFEDVSSALLVVDATEPVPLMEGEGSSLRVLGFDQCERIAFVKILMRFGIGNFYWKKFAGYLKQKTVEEIQEYGKLFLSHIVEDITELPTFSDGIPKEGLDIEAVHVRIGVLMSITDKVKFLQENPGASFFSKDIVQLYPELKHTRFWKEEHDLLLLLGVMKHGYKQWLAIVDGDATIREAICEELNLSFRNSYGVEEAISDKRLYQAVFIKERFELLEKGLGTEEANKIGSQIGDEEERLSFCLVTIPCISRGN comes from the exons ATGTGCGCAAAG ATGGCATCTGTCGAAGTAGAATGCATTGATGGTTTTGAAGATGTAAGCTCTG CATTACTCGTAGTGGATGCTACAGAACCAGTTCCTCTTATGGAAGGTGAAGGAAGCTCACTCAGGGTACTGGGTTTTGATCAATGTGAGAGGATTGCATTCGTAAAGATTTTGATGAG GTTTGGCATTGGGAACTTTTATTGGAAGAAGTTCGCAGGTTACTTAAAGCAGAAGACTGTTGAAGAAATACAAga ATATGGAAAACTATTCTTGTCTCACATTGTTGAAGATATAACTGAATTGCCCACCTTTTCTG ATGGTATCCCAAAAGAAGGGCTTGACATAGAAGCTGTTCATGTCAGAATTGGAGTGCTGATGTCAATAACTGATAAG GTGAAGTTCTTACAGGAGAACCCAGgcgcttcttttttttcaaaggaCATTGTGCAACTCTACCCAGAGTTGAAGCATACAAGATTTTGGAAAGAAGAACATGATTTATTATTGCTGCTCGGAGTGATGAA GCATGGATACAAGCAATGGCTAGCTATTGTTGATGGGGACGCGACCATTCGGGAGGCCATTTGCGAAGAGTTGAACCTGTCCTTCAGAAATAGTTATGGCGTCGAAGAAGCCATTTCTGACAAACGGTTGTATCAGGCTGTCTTCATCAAAGAAAGGTTTGAACTTTTGGAGAAAGGACTTGGTACTGAGGAAGCGAACAAAATTGGCTCCCAAATCGGAGACGAGGAGGAACGATTGTCCTTTTGTTTGGTTACCATTCCGTGCATTTCCAGG GGTAATTGA
- the LOC119993185 gene encoding CHD3-type chromatin-remodeling factor PICKLE-like isoform X1, with protein MCAKMASVEVECIDGFEDVSSALLVVDATEPVPLMEGEGSSLRVLGFDQCERIAFVKILMRFGIGNFYWKKFAGYLKQKTVEEIQEYGKLFLSHIVEDITELPTFSDGIPKEGLDIEAVHVRIGVLMSITDKVKFLQENPGASFFSKDIVQLYPELKHTRFWKEEHDLLLLLGVMKHGYKQWLAIVDGDATIREAICEELNLSFRNSYGVEEAISDKRLYQAVFIKERFELLEKGLGTEEANKIGSQIGDEEERLSFCLVTIPCISRVIVDILIALLCLIHSLIARLDWISYDFSFMAEFIRQLLLYFYQY; from the exons ATGTGCGCAAAG ATGGCATCTGTCGAAGTAGAATGCATTGATGGTTTTGAAGATGTAAGCTCTG CATTACTCGTAGTGGATGCTACAGAACCAGTTCCTCTTATGGAAGGTGAAGGAAGCTCACTCAGGGTACTGGGTTTTGATCAATGTGAGAGGATTGCATTCGTAAAGATTTTGATGAG GTTTGGCATTGGGAACTTTTATTGGAAGAAGTTCGCAGGTTACTTAAAGCAGAAGACTGTTGAAGAAATACAAga ATATGGAAAACTATTCTTGTCTCACATTGTTGAAGATATAACTGAATTGCCCACCTTTTCTG ATGGTATCCCAAAAGAAGGGCTTGACATAGAAGCTGTTCATGTCAGAATTGGAGTGCTGATGTCAATAACTGATAAG GTGAAGTTCTTACAGGAGAACCCAGgcgcttcttttttttcaaaggaCATTGTGCAACTCTACCCAGAGTTGAAGCATACAAGATTTTGGAAAGAAGAACATGATTTATTATTGCTGCTCGGAGTGATGAA GCATGGATACAAGCAATGGCTAGCTATTGTTGATGGGGACGCGACCATTCGGGAGGCCATTTGCGAAGAGTTGAACCTGTCCTTCAGAAATAGTTATGGCGTCGAAGAAGCCATTTCTGACAAACGGTTGTATCAGGCTGTCTTCATCAAAGAAAGGTTTGAACTTTTGGAGAAAGGACTTGGTACTGAGGAAGCGAACAAAATTGGCTCCCAAATCGGAGACGAGGAGGAACGATTGTCCTTTTGTTTGGTTACCATTCCGTGCATTTCCAGGGTGATTGTTGATATATTAATTGCTTTATTGTGCTTGATCCATTCTCTTATAGCAAGACTTGATTGGATTTcatatgatttttcatttatgGCAGAATTCATTCGTCAATTACTTCTATACTTTTATCAGTACTGA
- the LOC119993184 gene encoding cytochrome b561, DM13 and DOMON domain-containing protein At5g54830-like — MKPLVLGFLLNLLILCCHADPDRHCSNSSSFVGFEAEFTMVQHQLRGLLTVVDDCSFRLSKFDMISGNNVHWWGANATDFGNLTRGFIVSDHILNQTYKNETFVVRLQKNITWDQIGVLSVWDLTGASDFGHVVLGNNNDSSSAPDLASSPSSEAHLRNSTVPTMFENCKVLSKDYRVRWTLNVEDGLIDIGLEAATGIISYLAFGWADQKSDSEPMIGGDVAVTGFTEEGLPFADDFYITEYSECTINKDGSAHGVCPDTIYEGSDPVGLVNNTRLIYGHRKDGVSFIRYRRPLVSVDKKYDLSIDSRASATVIWALGLMRPPDTLRPYYLPQNHGGPRQVTYGHLKLNVSERVDDCLGPLDAEDKEDQDLIIADAKVPLAITTSLALHYPNPPNPSKVLYINKKEAPVLRVERGVPVKFSIQAGHDVAFYITSDLLGGNATLRNKTETIYAGGPEAEGVPASPTELTWAPDRNTPDQVFYHSLYQQKMGWRVQVVDGGLSDMYNSSVILDDQQVTLFWTLSEDSISIAARGEKKSGYLAIGFGSAMVNSYAYVGWIGDDGRGHVNTYWIDGKHASNVHPTNENLTYVRCKSENDIITLEFTRPLKPPCKGDEPECKNIVDSTTPLKVIWAMGSRWTDKHLTERNMHSVTSQRPVRVLLMRGSAEAEQDLRPVLAVHGFMMFLAWGILLPGGILAARYLKHVKGDGWYQFHVYLQYSGLAIVLLGLLFAVAELRGFYVSSLHVKFGIAAIFLACVQPVNASLRPKKPANGEEPSSKRLLWEYFHFIVGRGAIVAGVVALFTGMKHLGERYGGENIHGLDWALAVWFLIGALIVMYLEYSERQRRRDRIFGRSNWVLGNPEEEDSVDLLSRTRAFAQKESEASRRMELQLEPLSR; from the coding sequence ATGAAACCTCTTGTTCTAGGgtttctcttgaatcttcttatTCTATGTTGCCATGCGGATCCGGATCGACACTGCTCCAATTCGAGTTCCTTCGTCGGATTCGAAGCCGAGTTCACCATGGTTCAGCACCAATTGCGCGGTCTTCTCACCGTCGTCGACGATTGCTCCTTTAGGTTATCTAAATTCGATATGATATCGGGAAACAACGTGCATTGGTGGGGTGCCAACGCCACCGATTTCGGTAATCTCACCCGCGGGTTCATCGTGTCCGATCACATACTCAACCAGACTTACAAAAACGAGACCTTTGTTGTACGTTTGCAGAAAAACATAACGTGGGACCAGATCGGGGTTCTCTCCGTGTGGGACTTGACCGGTGCATCTGATTTTGGCCATGTTGTCCTCGGAAACAACAACGACTCATCCTCGGCTCCAGACTTGGCATCATCGCCATCTAGCGAGGCCCATTTGCGGAATTCAACAGTTCCTACGATGTTTGAGAACTGTAAAGTGTTGTCTAAGGATTATCGAGTTCGATGGACTTTGAATGTGGAGGATGGTCTTATTGATATAGGGTTAGAGGCGGCAACAGGAATCATCAGTTATTTGGCGTTTGGGTGGGCAGACCAGAAGTCAGATTCGGAGCCAATGATTGGCGGTGATGTGGCTGTCACCGGGTTCACAGAAGAGGGATTGCCGTTTGCAGATGATTTTTACATTACAGAATATAGTGAATGCACCATTAACAAGGATGGCTCTGCTCATGGGGTTTGCCCTGATACTATATATGAGGGATCTGACCCTGTTGGGTTGGTGAACAATACCAGATTGATTTATGGGCATAGGAAGGATGGTGTTTCCTTTATTAGATACAGGCGACCTTTGGTCTCAGTTGACAAGAAGTATGATTTATCGATAGATTCTAGGGCCAGTGCGACAGTGATTTGGGCACTGGGGTTGATGAGGCCACCTGATACCCTGAGGCCTTACTATCTGCCTCAAAATCATGGAGGGCCGAGACAAGTGACTTATGGCCATTTAAAACTTAATGTATCAGAGAGGGTTGATGATTGTTTAGGGCCTTTGGATGCAGAGGATAAGGAAGATCAGGATTTGATTATTGCTGATGCAAAAGTGCCGCTTGCAATAACAACATCTCTGGCATTGCATTACCCCAATCCTCCAAATCCTTCAAAGGTTCTGTACATCAACAAGAAGGAAGCACCTGTCTTGAGAGTTGAAAGAGGGGTGCCAGTGAAGTTCTCAATACAGGCAGGGCATGATGTTGCATTTTACATTACTTCAGATTTGCTTGGTGGGAATGCGACACTGAGGAATAAGACTGAGACAATCTATGCTGGAGGGCCAGAAGCTGAAGGAGTTCCAGCCAGTCCAACAGAATTGACCTGGGCACCAGATAGGAATACTCCGGATCAAGTTTTCTATCACTCCTTGTATCAGCAGAAAATGGGTTGGAGGGTCCAGGTGGTTGATGGAGGTTTGTCGGATATGTATAATAGCAGTGTTATTTTGGATGATCAACAAGTTACATTGTTTTGGACTTTGTCAGAGGATTCAATATCTATAGCAGCTCGTGGTGAGAAGAAGAGTGGTTATCTTGCAATAGGATTTGGTAGTGCAATGGTGAATAGCTATGCTTACGTGGGTTGGATTGGCGATGATGGTAGAGGGCATGTGAACACATATTGGATTGATGGAAAGCATGCCTCAAATGTGCATCCAACAAATGAGAATCTGACTTATGTAAGGTGCAAGTCGGAGAATGACATCATTACTTTGGAGTTTACTCGTCCCTTGAAACCACCTTGCAAGGGTGATGAGCCAGAGTGTAAAAATATTGTTGATTCCACGACTCCTTTAAAGGTCATATGGGCTATGGGTTCTAGATGGACAGACAAACACCTGACTGAGAGAAATATGCATTCCGTGACTAGTCAAAGGCCTGTGAGAGTGTTGCTCATGCGTGGCTCTGCAGAGGCAGAGCAAGATTTACGGCCAGTATTGGCTGTGCATGGGTTCATGATGTTCCTTGCTTGGGGTATTTTACTTCCGGGTGGAATATTGGCGGCTAGGTACTTAAAGCATGTGAAGGGCGACGGATGGTACCAGTTTCATGTTTACTTACAGTACTCTGGTTTAGCAATTGTCCTACTTGGCCTTCTTTTTGCAGTGGCTGAGCTTCGGGGTTTCTATGTGAGCTCATTACATGTAAAGTTTGGGATTGCTGCTATCTTTTTGGCTTGTGTGCAACCAGTGAATGCATCTTTAAGGCCAAAAAAGCCTGCAAATGGGGAAGAACCTTCCTCAAAAAGGCTTCTATGGGAGTATTTCCATTTTATTGTGGGAAGAGGTGCCATTGTTGCAGGAGTTGTGGCACTCTTTACTGGAATGAAGCATTTAGGAGAGAGATATGGGGGTGAAAATATTCATGGACTTGATTGGGCATTGGCAGTCTGGTTTCTGATTGGTGCATTGATAGTCATGTACTTAGAATACAGCGAGAGACAGCGAAGAAGGGATAGAATATTTGGCAGAAGCAACTGGGTATTGGGTAACCCTGAGGAAGAGGATTCTGTGGATCTATTAAGCCGGACAAGGGCTTTCGCACAAAAGGAGTCAGAAGCATCCAGAAGGATGGAGCTTCAGTTAGAGCCTTTAAGCAGATAG
- the LOC119992826 gene encoding ubiquitin-activating enzyme E1 1-like: MKNVCSREESMLICNDSHLQVHNLQVFSGSLLSIQMLMGLFGSAVNCFEACNRLHVGQSDNCHGKKVSAHEVIFTKSQIVQNPTLPITQFNVVFSEVHPPSLLFREFTSEKSPFLFREITSEKIEISGNRHRIFSVGDSILRLITVLIGFCGVLGSLLHYMLPKKRAVEEVVAEERAINKKKENSKSSTVNKCSIGCGATTANDSSSGSIIVDDNNNNNNHSSSSTIEPSIMAPGSFIQQDIDEDLHSRQLAVYGRETMRRLFASNILVSGMQGLGAEIAKNLILAGVKSVTLHDEGEVELWDLSSNFVFSENDVGKNRALASVQKLQELNNAVVISTLTTKLTKEELSNFQAVVFADISLEKAIEFNDYCHNHLPPISFIKAEVRGLFGSVFCDFGPNFTVLDVDGEEPHSGIIASISNDNPALVSCVDDERLEFQDGDLVVFSEVHGMTELNDGKPRRIKSARPYSFVLEEDTMNFGQYQKGGIVTQVKQPKVLNFKPLREALKDPGDFLLSDFSKFDRPPLLHIAFQGLDKFVSQIGRFPVAGSEEDVQKLLSLVRNTNEGLGDGKVEDINPKLLRHFAFGARAVLNPMAAMFGGIVGQEVVKACSGKFHPLYQFFYFDSVESLPTEALDASDFKPLNSRYDAQISVFGSKLQKKLEDAKVFIVGSGALGCEFLKNVALMGVSCGKQGKLTITDDDVIEKSNLSRQFLFRDWNIGQAKSTVAASAAASINPHLNIEALQNRVGPDTENVFDDTFWENLHVAINALDNVNARLYVDQRCLYFQKPLLESGTLGAKCNTQMVIPHLTENYGASRDPPEKQAPMCTVHSFPHNIDHCLTWARSEFEGLFEKTPTEVNAFLSNPAEYNAAKINAGDAQARDTLERVLECLDKEKCVTFQDCIAWARLRFEDYFAHRVKQLSYTFPEDAVTSTGAPFWSAPKRFPRPLQFSTSDPSHLHFVMAASILRAEIFGIPVPDWVKHPKMLAEAVEKVIVPEFQPKKDAKIVTDETATNISTASVDDAAVIQALITRLEECRKTLPAGFKLKPIQFEKDDDTNYHMDVIAGLANMRARNYSIPEVDKLKAKFIAGRIIPAIATSTAMATGLVCLELYKVLDGGHKLEDYRNTFANLALPLFSMAEPVPPKVIKHRDMSWTVWDRWIIRDNPTLRGLIQWLKDKGLNAYSISCGNSLLYNSMFPRHRERMDRKVVDLAVEVAKIELPPYRRHFDVVVACEDDEDNDIDIPLVSIYFR, translated from the exons ATGAAAAATGTTTGTTCTCGGGAGGAATCAATGCTCATTTGTAATGACAGTCATTTACAAGTTCACAATCTTCAAGTATTCAGTGGAAGTCTTCTCAGCATTCAAATGCTAATGGGCCtatttgggagtgctgtgaactgtt TTGAAGCGTGTAACCGTTTGCATGTGGGACAAAGTGATAACTGCCATGGAAAAAAGGTGTCCGCTCACGAAGTGATATTTACTAAGTCCCAAATTGTTCAAAATCCAACTTTGCCAATTACTCAATTTAATGTTGTATTCAGTGAg GTCCACCCGCCCTCTCTCCTCTTCCGAGAATTTACATCTGAGAAATCCCCTTTCCTCTTCCGAGAAATTACATCTGAGAAAATAGAAATCTCTGGAAACAGGCACAGAATTTTCTCTGTCGGAGATTCAATTCTTCGCTTAATCACCGTCCTAATTG GGTTTTGTGGTGTTTTGGGCAGCTTACTGCACTATATGCTTCCAAAAAAGCGAGCTGTTGAAGAGGTAGTTGCAGAAGAACGCGCTATcaacaagaagaaggaaaacagcAAAAGCAGCACCGTCAATAAGTGTTCGATCGGTTGCGGTGCAACCACTGCGAACGACAGCAGTTCCGGTAGCATAATCGTCgacgacaacaacaacaacaacaaccacaGCAGTAGCAGCACCATTGAGCCTTCCATCATGGCTCCAGGCAGTTTCATCCAGCAGGACATCGATGAGGATTTGCACAGTCGGCAGCTGGCGGTGTATGGCCGCGAGACCATGCGTCGGCTTTTTGCGTCAAATATCCTCGTATCTGGGATGCAGGGGCTCGGGGCTGAGATAG CAAAGAATCTCATTCTTGCTGGTGTGAAGTCTGTGACCTTGCATGATGAAGGGGAGGTGGAATTATGGGACTTGTCTAGTAATTTTGTTTTCTCAGAGAATGATGTTGGTAAGAATCGAGCACTTGCTTCTGTTCAGAAATTGCAAGAACTCAACAATGCAGTGGTCATTTCTACATTGACAACGAAGTTAACAAAAGAAGAACTTTCTAATTTTCAg GCTGTTGTATTTGCTGATATTAGTCTTGAGAAAGCTATTGAGTTCAATGATTACTGCCACAATCACCTGCCTCCTATCTCTTTTATCAAGGCTGAAGTTAGAGGTCTTTTTGGTTCTGTGTTTTGTGACTTTGGGCCTAATTTCACAGTTTTGGATGTCGATGGAGAGGAACCTCACTCTGGTATTATTGCTTCCATTAGCAATGACAACCCTGCTTTAGTTTCATGTGTGGATGATGAAAGGCTTGAGTTTCAAGATGGGGATCTTGTTGTGTTCTCTGAAGTTCATGGAATGACCGAATTAAATGATGGAAAGCCGAGGAGGATTAAAAGTGCCAGGCCTTATTCATTTGTCCTCGAGGAGGACACCATGAATTTTGGGCAATATCAGAAAGGTGGTATTGTCACACAGGTGAAACAGCCAAAAGTTTTAAACTTCAAGCCATTGAGAGAAGCACTTAAAGATCCTGGTGATTTCCTTTTGAGTGATTTCTCAAAGTTTGATCGCCCGCCTCTCCTACACATAGCTTTTCAAGGATTGGATAAGTTTGTGTCTCAGATTGGTCGGTTCCCTGTTGCTGGTTCAGAAGAAGATGTTCAGAAACTTTTATCTCTGGTTCGCAATACCAATGAGGGTTTGGGAGATGGTAAAGTGGAAGATATCAACCCAAAACTTTTACGACACTTTGCGTTTGGTGCTAGAGCTGTACTGAATCCCATGGCAGCTATGTTTGGTGGTATTGTTGGGCAAGAGGTTGTTAAAGCATGTTCTGGAAAGTTCCATCCTCTTTATCAG TTCTTTTATTTTGATTCAGTGGAGTCTCTTCCTACGGAAGCACTGGATGCCAGTGATTTTAAGCCATTAAACAGTCGTTATGATGCACAAATTTCAGTCTTTGGGTCAAAGCTCCAGAAAAAATTAGAGGATGCTAAGGTATTCATAGTAGGATCTGGGGCACTGGGATGTGAGTTCCTGAAGAATGTAGCACTCATGGGAGTTTCATGTGGCAAACAAGGAAAGCTGACAATCACAGACGATGATGTAATTGAGAAGAGTAATCTCAGTCGGCAGTTTCTTTTCCGTGATTGGAATATTGGTCAGGCCAAATCCACTGTTGCTGCTTCTGCTGCTGCATCAATAAACCCTCACCTTAATATTGAAGCCTTACAAAATCGTGTGGGTCCTGATACTGAAAATGTGTTTGATGATACCTTCTGGGAGAACTTACATGTGGCTATTAATGCATTGGACAATGTAAATGCAAGATTATATGTTGATCAGAGGTGTTTATACTTTCAGAAACCGCTTCTTGAGTCAGGTACGCTCGGTGCCAAATGCAACACACAGATGGTTATTCCTCACCTTACAGAAAACTATGGTGCTTCAAGAGACCCTCCTGAGAAACAAGCACCTATGTGCACTGTGCATTCTTTCCCACATAACATTGATCACTGCTTGACATGGGCTCGATCTGAATTTGAGGGTTTGTTTGAGAAAACTCCGACTGAGGTGAATGCCTTTCTGTCTAACCCAGCTGAGTACAATGCTGCAAAGATAAATGCCGGTGATGCTCAGGCAAGGGACACCTTGGAGCGTGTTCTCGAGTGCCTGGACAAAGAAAAATGTGTGACATTCCAAGATTGCATTGCATGGGCTCGCCTAAG ATTTGAAGATTATTTTGCACATCGTGTTAAGCAGTTGAGTTATACATTTCCTGAAGATGCTGTTACCAGCACTGGGGCTCCATTCTGGTCAGCCCCAAAGCGATTTCCTCGTCCACTTCAATTCTCAACTTCTGATCCCAGCCATCTCCATTTTGTAATGGCAGCATCCATACTGCGTGCAGAGATATTTGGCATCCCAGTTCCTGACTGGGTCAAGCATCCAAAGATGTTGGCTGAGGCTGTTGAGAAAGTCATAGTCCCAGAATTTCAGCCAAAGAAAGATGCCAAGATTGTGACGGATGAGACGGCTACTAATATCTCAACTGCTTCGGTGGATGATGCAGCAGTCATTCAAGCATTGATCACCAGGCTGGAGGAGTGCAGAAAGACCTTACCAGCAGGGTTTAAGTTGAAACCAATTCAGTTTGAGAAG GATGATGATACAAATTACCATATGGATGTGATTGCTGGGCTTGCCAACATGAGGGCTAGAAACTACAGTATTCCTGAAGTTGACAAGCTGAAAGCCAAGTTCATTGCTGGAAGGATCATCCCTGCAATTGCAACATCCACAGCAATGGCAACAGGTCTTGTGTGCCTGGAGCTGTATAAGGTTCTGGATGGTGGGCATAAGCTGGAGGATTACCGGAACACATTTGCCAATCTAGCCCTGCCGCTGTTTTCCATGGCCGAGCCCGTCCCACCAAAGGTAATCAAACATCGTGACATGAGCTGGACTGTTTGGGACAGGTGGATTATACGAGATAATCCCACTTTGAGGGGACTTATCCAATGGCTCAAGGATAAGGGGTTGAATGCTTATAGCATCTCTTGCGGAAATTCCCTGCTCTATAATAGTATGTTCCCTCGGCACAGAGAACGAATGGACAGGAAGGTGGTGGATCTGGCTGTGGAAGTTGCTAAGATTGAGTTGCCTCCATATCGTCGACACTTCGATGTCGTCGTTGCATGTGAGGATGACGAAGATAACGATATTGACATCCCTCTGGTATCCATTTACTTCCGTTAA
- the LOC119993857 gene encoding probable CCR4-associated factor 1 homolog 6, whose translation MSIVPKGDLPVHIREVWDDNLEEEFALLRDIVDRFHYVAMDTEFPGVVLRPLGPFKNINDCNYQTLKDNVDMLKLIQLGLTFSDENGNLPTCGTDKCCIWQFNFREFNVSEDIFANDSIELLRQCGIDFKKNSEKGIDVKRFGELLMSSGIVLNDDVHWVTFHSAYDFGYLLKLLTCRSLPDSQAGFFDLINIYFPMIYDIKHMMKFCNSLHGGLNKLAELLEVERVGVCHQAGSDSLLTACTFRKLRDNFFNGSTEKYAGVLYGLGVDNEKSTNFKE comes from the coding sequence ATGTCGATTGTACCCAAGGGCGACCTTCCTGTCCATATTCGAGAAGTCTGGGACGATAATCTCGAGGAGGAGTTTGCTTTGCTTCGAGATATCGTTGATCGTTTTCACTATGTGGCTATGGACACTGAGTTTCCTGGGGTGGTTCTACGGCCACTGGGACCTTTCAAGAACATCAATGACTGCAACTACCAGACTTTGAAAGACAACGTGGATATGTTGAAGTTGATCCAGTTGGGTCTCACATTTTCGGATGAGAATGGGAATTTACCCACTTGCGGAACTGATAAGTGTTGCATTTGGCAGTTCAATTTTCGCGAATTTAATGTGAGCGAAGATATATTTGCTAATGATTCAATTGAATTGTTACGCCAGTGTGGTAttgattttaagaaaaataGCGAGAAGGGGATTGACGTGAAGCGCTTTGGCGAGCTCTTGATGTCTTCAGGGATTGTCTTGAATGATGATGTTCACTGGGTTACTTTTCACAGTGCTTATGATTTCGGGTACTTGCTTAAGCTGTTGACCTGCCGGAGTTTGCCTGACTCACAGGCAGGATTCTTTGATTTGATCAACATTTATTTCCCAATGATTTATGACATCAAGCATATGATGAAGTTCTGCAACAGTCTTCATGGTGGGCTAAACAAGCTCGCGGAGTTGTTGGAGGTGGAAAGGGTTGGTGTATGTCATCAGGCAGGCTCCGATAGTTTGCTCACGGCGTGCACATTTAGGAAGCTGAGAGATAACTTCTTCAATGGCTCGACTGAGAAGTATGCTGGTGTTTTGTATGGTCTTGGTGTTGACAATGAAAAGAGTACTAATTTTAAGGAATAA